The proteins below come from a single Bacillus sp. SM2101 genomic window:
- the yycH gene encoding two-component system activity regulator YycH produces MKFEVLKSILLTTLVLISIILTWNIWTFQNKYKTLENPDINQFVLVNNETRDVEELIKPSQMFIHYNYDDYGTNEYYKIDKMVSEIQKWIITNVTNISNTIPQKDFLSFIHGDNKIEIVYQDQVPAEFTKKMFQFQNPDILVGLYDRIVVDVDKGELYFVLYDKQRVYKASLDNVYLENIRKNFQEKKSYTHYIPYDINEVKRIYVPSGEQAVYQLEYTYETLAPEVFKDALFSDPKSVQKESLSSHVVVYTDGSRFMEVNSLTNRLKFENPVSEDSDILSTANTVLKSIDFVNSHGGWTDKYRYWSWDENREKYTQTTEFQLFLRNLPVFNESNLTKIEQYWRNGKLYRYERPMIELKISEHREVTIPTGEEIINHLEQMEQFNKNSLEDLILGYRLRRDDRDVLIFDPVWFYRYNNIWRHINVEEVGGEYIGLE; encoded by the coding sequence ATGAAATTTGAGGTCTTAAAATCAATATTGCTAACAACATTAGTGCTGATCAGTATTATTTTAACATGGAATATTTGGACTTTCCAAAATAAGTATAAAACATTAGAAAATCCAGATATTAATCAATTTGTTTTAGTTAACAATGAAACTCGTGATGTTGAAGAACTGATTAAACCTAGTCAAATGTTTATTCATTATAATTACGATGATTATGGAACAAATGAATATTACAAAATTGATAAAATGGTATCAGAAATACAAAAATGGATTATTACGAATGTAACAAATATATCTAATACTATTCCACAAAAAGATTTTTTATCATTTATCCATGGAGATAATAAAATTGAAATAGTCTATCAAGACCAAGTTCCAGCTGAATTTACGAAGAAAATGTTTCAATTTCAAAATCCAGATATTTTAGTCGGGCTGTATGATCGTATCGTTGTTGATGTGGATAAGGGAGAATTATATTTTGTTTTATATGATAAGCAAAGAGTGTATAAAGCATCACTAGATAATGTTTATTTAGAAAATATAAGGAAAAATTTCCAAGAAAAAAAATCGTATACACACTATATCCCATACGACATCAATGAAGTAAAACGCATTTATGTACCATCGGGAGAGCAAGCTGTATATCAATTGGAATATACGTATGAAACACTAGCTCCAGAAGTATTTAAGGATGCTCTTTTTAGTGATCCTAAATCTGTTCAAAAGGAATCATTATCTTCACACGTGGTTGTGTATACAGATGGCTCACGATTTATGGAAGTAAATTCTTTAACGAATCGTTTAAAGTTTGAGAATCCAGTATCAGAGGATAGTGACATATTAAGTACCGCAAATACTGTATTAAAAAGCATTGATTTTGTAAATAGTCATGGTGGATGGACGGATAAATATCGTTATTGGAGCTGGGATGAGAACAGAGAAAAGTATACGCAAACGACAGAGTTTCAGTTATTTTTACGAAACCTACCTGTTTTCAATGAAAGTAACCTTACAAAAATTGAACAATATTGGCGAAATGGCAAATTATATCGATATGAACGCCCGATGATTGAACTAAAAATATCTGAACATAGGGAGGTTACTATACCAACGGGTGAAGAAATTATTAATCATTTGGAACAAATGGAACAATTTAATAAAAATTCACTTGAAGATCTAATCCTAGGCTATAGGCTTAGACGAGATGATCGAGATGTTTTGATTTTTGATCCAGTTTGGTTTTATCGTTATAACAACATCTGGCGTCATATTAATGTAGAAGAGGTAGGAGGAGAGTATATTGGATTGGAATAA
- the yycI gene encoding two-component system regulatory protein YycI, with amino-acid sequence MDWNKTKTIFIITFLLLDIFLIYQLLEMRNNNQLMILTEKTIEENLAADDITYVKIPEVEERGKYLSGESRLFTEEELTKLAGQDIPIVDTTIVESTLLTPYPLEEAKLDFLLSQFFKEYIIDGDKYTLWEMDEGLNQIIFYQLFNDKVIYNEQNSSIIVQLNDINEIISYRQTMLNIEEYEKEEEIIPAIKALEILHNKNLLKFGSQITEIELGYYSIVPFTTPQSKVLTPTWQFVVNDQENYYVNAFEGKVIDEESLE; translated from the coding sequence TTGGATTGGAATAAGACGAAAACCATTTTCATTATTACTTTTCTCTTGCTAGATATTTTTTTAATCTATCAGTTACTTGAAATGCGCAATAATAACCAATTAATGATACTGACAGAAAAAACAATTGAGGAAAATTTAGCTGCTGACGATATTACTTATGTTAAAATTCCTGAGGTAGAGGAGAGAGGAAAATATTTAAGCGGTGAAAGTAGATTGTTTACGGAAGAAGAACTAACGAAACTAGCTGGTCAGGATATACCTATTGTTGATACTACAATAGTAGAATCAACATTGTTAACACCGTATCCATTAGAAGAAGCAAAGCTTGACTTCCTACTAAGTCAATTTTTCAAAGAGTATATTATTGATGGCGATAAATATACTCTTTGGGAAATGGATGAGGGGCTAAACCAAATTATTTTCTATCAACTATTTAATGATAAAGTTATTTACAACGAACAAAATAGTAGTATTATCGTACAACTTAATGACATAAATGAAATTATTTCTTATAGGCAGACAATGCTTAATATAGAAGAATACGAAAAAGAAGAAGAAATTATTCCTGCGATAAAGGCGTTAGAAATTCTCCACAATAAGAACTTATTAAAGTTTGGTAGCCAAATAACAGAAATTGAGTTAGGATATTATTCAATTGTGCCATTTACAACTCCCCAATCAAAGGTTCTTACACCGACTTGGCAATTTGTCGTAAATGATCAGGAAAACTATTACGTCAATGCATTTGAGGGGAAAGTAATTGACGAGGAAAGTTTGGAGTGA